One segment of Candidatus Krumholzibacteriota bacterium DNA contains the following:
- the waaF gene encoding lipopolysaccharide heptosyltransferase II — MSYKRVVVIQTAFLGDLVMTTPLFRELKKAFPGVEVDLVTIPETAGMIANNPNIDTIHLFNKRKVSRKFFSFWHIVSALRKRRYDAAYSMTTSMTSSMIMLLAGIPERIGSQRMRFLTRRVRFKKGSHIRTRAVDLLTESSEYLSDNSATELFPGEEDTEKAKILLSKSRARFNIGFAPGSVRETKKWPGEYFSILLDLLAEDDVFVFFIGSDDDRTLCERIIGKSSNGNCVNLAGELGLLLSAAVIDRLDLMISNDSAPLHMSNAVDTPVLAFFGPTVREYGCYPYRDKDRMMEVALDCRPCGTHGGKACPLDHHDCMRMIRPEAVYREIMEYYE; from the coding sequence TTGAGCTATAAAAGGGTAGTTGTCATTCAGACGGCGTTTCTAGGGGATCTTGTTATGACTACGCCTCTCTTCAGGGAATTGAAAAAGGCATTCCCCGGAGTCGAGGTCGATCTGGTGACAATACCCGAGACGGCCGGAATGATAGCGAACAATCCCAATATCGACACGATCCATCTTTTTAATAAACGAAAGGTAAGCAGAAAATTCTTCAGTTTCTGGCATATTGTGAGCGCATTGAGAAAACGAAGATATGATGCCGCTTATTCGATGACCACATCAATGACATCTTCAATGATAATGCTGCTGGCAGGCATCCCTGAAAGGATCGGATCGCAGCGGATGAGATTTCTTACCAGGAGGGTCAGGTTTAAAAAAGGATCTCATATCAGGACAAGAGCTGTCGACCTGTTGACCGAGAGCTCCGAATATCTTTCGGATAATTCCGCGACCGAGCTTTTTCCCGGTGAAGAAGATACTGAAAAAGCGAAAATATTGCTGTCGAAGAGCAGGGCGAGGTTCAATATCGGCTTTGCTCCCGGATCAGTTCGCGAGACGAAAAAGTGGCCTGGGGAATATTTCTCCATCCTGCTGGATCTTCTCGCTGAAGATGATGTCTTCGTTTTCTTTATTGGAAGCGACGATGACCGCACTCTCTGCGAGCGGATCATCGGGAAAAGCTCAAACGGCAATTGCGTGAATCTCGCGGGAGAACTGGGGCTTCTCCTTTCGGCGGCGGTGATCGATCGTCTTGACCTGATGATATCTAACGACAGCGCGCCGCTTCACATGTCGAATGCCGTCGATACTCCTGTCCTGGCTTTCTTCGGTCCTACAGTAAGGGAATATGGATGTTATCCGTACAGGGATAAAGACAGGATGATGGAGGTAGCCCTGGATTGCCGCCCCTGCGGCACTCATGGGGGTAAAGCGTGTCCCCTGGATCATCATGACTGTATGAGGATGATCAGGCCTGAAGCTGTATACAGAGAGATCATGGAGTATTATGAGTGA
- a CDS encoding V-type ATP synthase subunit F has translation MNFYVIADENTMTGFRLVGLEGEVVETAEEAREALAKAFSSEDIGIIIITERIAASIRDEMEEFIFGHSFPLIIEIPDRKGALEGRISIREMVNAAVGVKV, from the coding sequence ATGAATTTCTACGTTATCGCAGACGAGAACACCATGACCGGATTCAGGCTCGTAGGGCTTGAAGGGGAAGTGGTCGAGACTGCTGAAGAGGCAAGGGAAGCCCTGGCCAAAGCATTTTCGTCCGAGGATATAGGGATTATCATAATCACCGAGAGGATCGCGGCCTCGATCCGCGATGAAATGGAAGAATTCATATTTGGTCACTCTTTCCCTCTTATCATCGAGATCCCTGACCGGAAAGGGGCGCTTGAGGGAAGGATATCGATCCGGGAGATGGTCAACGCGGCAGTAGGAGTAAAGGTCTGA
- a CDS encoding V-type ATPase subunit, with protein MIFGPVSKYSLVNAKVRARLSTLLDPEQINRLAESRDLAEFYTALNGTIYEEIFSRPEIAFDPRVGEKLLLEREVEWHSELLKDLRGPERDLVSHFLEKYEIENLKIALRIREGKRGGEDMKYLVRQTLPHSLPYQAISEAATIEDALSYISRTPFFKAVNSVIDDYRERGTLFPVEINLEIDYYQRLKEKIEKLSKKDREISRKLVGLEIDQKNLGWLIRLKFYYDVPVGELLDYNIPGGFRMTKDRMKQAFKAESIQEVLAAALDKSLSNLSEILVKGQNLSKLYLLEIILWNILISRAKKTLGGFPFTIGTVLSYLILKRTEIRNIITIMNGKIYKMDRGEIESHLRVSF; from the coding sequence ATGATATTCGGACCGGTCAGCAAATATTCTCTTGTCAACGCCAAGGTCAGAGCGCGGTTAAGCACGCTTCTTGATCCCGAGCAGATAAACCGGCTTGCTGAATCCCGCGATCTGGCGGAATTCTATACAGCGTTGAATGGAACGATTTACGAGGAGATATTTTCCAGGCCTGAGATCGCCTTTGACCCGAGAGTAGGAGAGAAACTCCTTCTTGAAAGGGAAGTCGAGTGGCACTCCGAACTCCTCAAGGATCTTCGAGGTCCGGAAAGAGACCTCGTCTCTCATTTTCTCGAAAAATATGAGATCGAGAACCTCAAGATTGCGTTGAGGATACGTGAAGGGAAACGGGGGGGCGAAGACATGAAATACCTTGTGCGCCAGACCCTGCCCCATTCTCTTCCATACCAGGCTATTTCCGAAGCTGCGACGATCGAGGATGCCCTTTCCTATATTTCCAGGACCCCCTTTTTCAAAGCTGTCAACTCGGTGATCGATGACTACAGGGAAAGAGGTACTCTTTTCCCCGTGGAAATAAACCTTGAGATCGACTATTACCAGCGGCTTAAGGAAAAGATCGAAAAACTCTCAAAAAAAGACAGGGAGATCTCTCGAAAACTCGTTGGACTGGAAATAGACCAGAAGAACCTCGGATGGCTGATCAGGTTGAAATTCTACTACGATGTGCCTGTAGGTGAATTGCTCGATTACAATATCCCGGGCGGTTTCAGGATGACAAAGGACCGGATGAAACAGGCATTCAAGGCCGAATCGATTCAGGAGGTCCTCGCGGCAGCTCTGGATAAATCGCTGAGCAACCTGTCGGAGATACTCGTCAAGGGACAGAATCTGAGCAAGCTTTATCTTCTAGAGATCATACTCTGGAATATCCTTATATCCCGGGCGAAGAAAACGCTGGGTGGATTTCCCTTTACAATAGGTACTGTTCTGTCTTACCTGATACTGAAACGTACGGAGATCCGCAATATTATCACTATTATGAACGGCAAGATCTACAAAATGGATCGAGGAGAGATAGAAAGTCATCTGAGAGTCTCATTCTGA
- a CDS encoding glycosyltransferase family 4 protein, with translation MRIAYVHTGLWPSKTPSMTFATYNAIGLAENIDEVVFYIKKNSSRSSDHVLRDEFGLDKPDNLIIRQMRKPFFRSNHLYYRRVAREITGSRGVKRFDAVITRSLTFLPYMVRMAESSGIPVYFETHDFFSNLEIRDDLGKKKKTKQQRIEREYIPRITGLICLQESQKELYRRIYPGVNMIVARTGIHMAVRTGGKRKYITYIGSLDPLKGVDLFLEALGRTSSRPDALIIGGKSQKEITRLEAASQRFYPSGSVKITGWVSKESIGRYLAETAVGVLPLRDTFFNRFVSSPLKLFDYYSYGIPVIASDLPATRELIEEDRTGCFFRAGDPGDLAVTIDSMIGDSSLLERMRGDIYTVCEKYLWSRRGKQIADLVESDIEQNRRGRSG, from the coding sequence ATGAGGATAGCATACGTGCATACCGGGCTCTGGCCCTCAAAGACACCCAGCATGACATTTGCCACTTATAATGCTATCGGTTTGGCTGAAAACATCGATGAAGTCGTCTTCTACATAAAGAAAAATTCATCACGGTCGTCTGATCATGTCCTGCGCGATGAATTCGGTCTGGACAAGCCTGATAATCTCATTATCAGGCAGATGAGAAAGCCGTTTTTCAGATCGAATCATCTCTATTACCGGCGCGTCGCCCGGGAAATTACAGGAAGTCGCGGCGTAAAGCGCTTCGATGCCGTCATCACGAGAAGCCTGACCTTTCTTCCGTATATGGTCAGGATGGCAGAGTCGTCTGGGATCCCGGTATATTTCGAGACGCATGATTTTTTTTCAAATCTGGAGATTCGGGATGATCTGGGCAAAAAGAAAAAAACGAAGCAGCAGAGGATCGAAAGAGAGTACATACCCCGTATTACCGGCCTGATCTGTCTGCAGGAGTCCCAGAAGGAGCTTTATCGCAGAATATACCCTGGCGTGAATATGATCGTGGCAAGGACAGGCATTCACATGGCCGTCAGGACCGGGGGAAAGAGAAAGTATATTACATATATAGGGTCGCTCGATCCGCTGAAGGGTGTTGACCTTTTCCTGGAAGCTCTCGGCAGGACATCAAGCCGTCCTGATGCTTTGATCATTGGAGGGAAGAGCCAGAAAGAGATAACCCGGCTTGAGGCAGCCTCGCAGAGGTTTTATCCTTCGGGGAGCGTAAAGATTACCGGATGGGTAAGCAAGGAATCAATCGGTAGATATCTTGCCGAGACAGCCGTGGGCGTGCTTCCGCTGAGGGACACTTTTTTTAACCGATTCGTGTCTTCACCGTTGAAGTTGTTCGATTATTACAGTTATGGCATCCCGGTCATTGCTTCCGATCTTCCCGCCACGAGGGAACTGATCGAGGAGGACAGGACAGGATGTTTTTTCCGGGCCGGCGATCCGGGAGACCTGGCCGTTACGATCGACAGCATGATCGGGGACAGCAGCCTGCTTGAACGGATGCGCGGTGATATATATACAGTCTGCGAAAAATATCTCTGGAGCCGCCGGGGAAAGCAGATCGCCGATCTGGTAGAAAGTGACATTGAGCAGAACAGACGTGGTCGGTCCGGATAA
- a CDS encoding glycosyltransferase: MRIGLVTPEYVTEKRSFDGGLANYLYRLSLSLVKLGHQPVVFTLSDQSGVIISDDIEVHRVEAGKISAACRIRGLMSLGRERQALKLMHQSRLLNDEVSRANGEKKIDIVQYASYRSVGYHRVAAVPGVIRISSYQKLWDRAYHGENIRAKHLSAQRLEEKTLESAFHIFGPGRFLAREIEKDIGTRVRVIETPFILECHEYDASVADAISGEYLLFFGSIGVLKGAAVIAVILEQLLGNYPHLRFVFAGKDMGIDGRSAEEHLRKMGGRYSDRIVFTGILKHPQLYPVISGAAAVVLPSLIDNFPNSCLEAMAHGKIVIGTRESGFEQLIEDGVNGYLCRRGDSSDLFDTIDEVLRLPEEKKITIGKAARISVERLHPDRTVTGLVEYYREVIADFEGYRDGRDLNRVACEAFNRARRLFHKGRFSEAVKTMTSYRGSIDYNLFNIEDNRKRNDRSRIVPSISVIVVAYDTNRLLIECLDSLSKQDSDDYEVIVVDNGFNETVRDRLREMDILYIETPQNLYLSEGRNIGAKFARGKIITFLDDDALVAEDYIGSVKKAFESYDICGFRGRVLEKKGKMSNIALRHYDLGETPIPSIINAEGNSAFIKEIYEEYGGMEPLLFGHEGWEFSYRVSRDRGENSFIYWPKTVIYHDYADSDSKLSSKSGRHSLMNEFIKNIHPEAVEYRKRMKRFITGDKSRAERLIKRK, translated from the coding sequence TTGAGAATCGGATTAGTTACGCCGGAATATGTCACCGAAAAGAGATCGTTCGATGGAGGACTGGCCAACTACCTCTACCGTCTTTCACTTTCTCTCGTAAAGCTCGGTCATCAGCCGGTCGTATTCACCCTGTCGGATCAAAGTGGCGTTATTATATCTGACGATATAGAGGTTCACCGTGTCGAAGCTGGAAAGATCAGCGCCGCTTGCCGGATCAGAGGGCTGATGTCGCTCGGAAGAGAGAGGCAGGCGCTAAAGCTGATGCACCAGAGCAGGCTTCTGAACGATGAAGTATCCCGCGCCAACGGCGAAAAAAAGATCGATATCGTCCAGTACGCGAGCTACAGGTCGGTCGGATATCACAGGGTCGCCGCGGTGCCTGGCGTGATAAGGATCTCCAGTTATCAGAAGTTGTGGGATAGAGCTTATCACGGTGAAAATATAAGGGCGAAGCATCTTTCGGCGCAGAGGCTCGAGGAGAAGACGCTTGAAAGCGCTTTCCATATCTTCGGTCCGGGAAGATTTCTCGCAAGAGAGATCGAGAAGGATATCGGGACAAGAGTAAGGGTCATCGAGACTCCATTTATCCTCGAATGCCACGAATATGACGCGAGCGTTGCTGACGCGATCAGTGGAGAGTATCTTCTTTTCTTCGGATCGATCGGAGTTCTCAAGGGTGCCGCGGTGATTGCGGTTATATTGGAACAGCTGCTCGGAAATTATCCTCATCTGCGTTTCGTCTTCGCAGGAAAGGATATGGGGATAGACGGCCGGTCCGCAGAGGAGCATCTCCGAAAGATGGGGGGGAGGTACAGCGACAGGATCGTATTTACAGGGATCCTGAAACATCCACAGCTTTACCCGGTGATAAGTGGCGCGGCAGCCGTGGTGCTTCCTTCCCTGATAGACAATTTCCCCAACTCGTGTCTTGAAGCGATGGCTCACGGAAAGATCGTCATAGGGACGCGGGAGTCTGGCTTCGAGCAGTTGATCGAAGACGGTGTGAACGGTTATCTCTGCCGGCGCGGAGACAGCAGCGACCTTTTTGACACGATCGATGAGGTACTCCGGCTCCCCGAAGAAAAGAAAATAACGATAGGAAAAGCGGCCCGTATCTCAGTGGAGCGCCTTCATCCCGACAGGACAGTCACGGGGCTTGTCGAATACTACCGTGAGGTCATAGCCGACTTTGAGGGATATCGAGATGGCAGAGATCTAAACAGGGTGGCATGTGAAGCTTTCAACCGGGCCAGGCGTCTTTTCCATAAGGGGAGATTCTCTGAAGCGGTCAAAACGATGACATCCTACAGGGGAAGCATCGATTATAACCTGTTCAATATCGAGGACAACAGAAAGAGAAACGATAGATCCAGGATCGTGCCCTCAATCTCTGTCATTGTAGTCGCCTATGATACGAACAGGCTGCTGATCGAATGCCTTGATTCTCTCTCGAAGCAGGATTCAGATGATTATGAAGTGATAGTCGTGGATAACGGATTCAATGAGACAGTCAGGGACAGGCTTCGCGAGATGGATATCCTCTATATCGAGACTCCGCAGAATCTCTACCTGTCCGAGGGGAGAAATATCGGGGCAAAGTTTGCCAGGGGAAAGATAATAACCTTCCTTGATGATGACGCTCTCGTCGCTGAGGATTATATCGGATCTGTAAAGAAAGCGTTTGAGTCGTATGATATCTGCGGTTTCAGGGGAAGGGTGCTTGAGAAGAAAGGTAAGATGAGTAATATAGCTCTGAGGCACTACGATCTTGGTGAGACTCCGATTCCGTCGATCATAAATGCCGAGGGGAACTCGGCGTTTATAAAGGAGATCTACGAAGAATACGGCGGCATGGAACCGCTCCTTTTCGGGCATGAGGGATGGGAGTTCTCCTACAGGGTATCGCGCGACAGGGGTGAGAACTCTTTCATATACTGGCCGAAGACGGTCATATACCATGACTATGCCGATTCTGATTCAAAGCTCAGCAGCAAGAGCGGAAGGCACAGCCTGATGAATGAATTTATTAAAAATATCCATCCCGAAGCCGTGGAGTACAGGAAAAGGATGAAACGATTTATTACAGGAGATAAAAGCCGGGCTGAACGTTTGATCAAGAGGAAATAG
- a CDS encoding glycosyltransferase family 2 protein has protein sequence MTKISACMIVKDEEDNIERCLQSLSWADEIVVVDSGSVDATVEICERYGCRIIRTEWLGFGRTKRFAVESALNDWVLSIDADEVVTEGLMERITASVESGRFHAYRIKRNSFYLGRMIRYCGWRKDYPVRLFDRRYGNFNESEVHEKVVIDGEKGRIDDPLLHYTYPDIASHIDRINRYSTLGAQAAFRKGKRSSLTGSIVRGFLKFIKMYFTQLGILDGLSGLILSLNSGYGVFLKYFKLRELDKNNGRPGKG, from the coding sequence ATGACAAAGATCTCAGCATGCATGATTGTCAAGGATGAGGAAGATAATATTGAAAGGTGTCTTCAGTCGCTGTCGTGGGCGGACGAGATCGTCGTCGTCGATTCCGGATCGGTTGACGCGACTGTTGAGATCTGCGAGAGGTATGGATGCAGGATCATCAGGACCGAATGGCTCGGGTTCGGAAGAACAAAAAGATTCGCCGTCGAGTCAGCTCTCAACGACTGGGTGCTTTCGATAGATGCCGATGAAGTCGTGACCGAAGGCTTAATGGAAAGGATAACTGCCAGTGTAGAGTCGGGCCGCTTTCACGCTTACAGGATAAAAAGGAATTCGTTCTATCTCGGCAGGATGATAAGGTACTGCGGTTGGAGAAAAGATTATCCCGTGAGGCTGTTCGACAGAAGGTACGGCAATTTCAATGAGAGCGAGGTCCATGAAAAAGTGGTGATCGATGGAGAAAAGGGAAGAATCGACGATCCACTTCTGCATTACACCTATCCCGACATCGCATCTCACATAGACAGGATAAACAGGTATTCTACGCTGGGAGCACAGGCCGCTTTCAGGAAAGGCAAGCGTTCCAGCCTGACCGGGTCGATAGTCAGGGGGTTCCTCAAATTTATTAAGATGTATTTTACGCAGCTCGGAATCCTTGACGGTCTTAGCGGTCTCATCCTTTCGCTAAATTCAGGGTATGGAGTCTTTTTGAAATATTTCAAGCTTCGCGAGCTTGATAAGAATAACGGTCGGCCTGGTAAAGGGTGA
- a CDS encoding glycosyltransferase: MNGSKLRVLHIDTEKTWRGGQQQAVYLFEAMLKDGYDTVFACRTGSALHDYLKERGLPHFTVGMLGEADLVSAWKIASFCRRHPINIIHLHSAHSHSIGISVRLFYSPVKVVAVRRVDFRIGGNPFSSFKYKTRLVDRVVCISSEIRRVLIECGVDEKKLHVIRSGIDIDKFKSIERETQLLREYHIPEDHIIVGTVAALAGHKDYPNLLRAAKLVLDSRRNVTFIAVGDGPRRKEIKRLHEELGLGDRFIFAGYQNEIGRFMKLFDIFVLASRREGLGTSILDAQSLGIPVVATRAGGIPEIVEHDNTGLLVPPRDHRLLARGILVLLGDESKRRRFGLNARRAVREFDIGKTVEKNISLYRELMDDWE; encoded by the coding sequence ATGAACGGCAGTAAACTCAGGGTTTTGCATATCGACACAGAAAAAACGTGGCGGGGAGGCCAGCAGCAGGCGGTCTACCTTTTTGAGGCGATGCTGAAAGACGGCTATGATACGGTATTCGCGTGCAGAACAGGTTCTGCTCTCCATGATTATCTGAAAGAAAGAGGTCTTCCCCATTTTACCGTTGGAATGCTCGGAGAAGCAGATCTGGTTTCGGCCTGGAAGATAGCTTCATTCTGCAGGAGGCATCCGATAAATATCATCCATCTTCATTCAGCCCACTCGCATTCGATCGGGATCTCCGTCAGGTTGTTTTACTCGCCGGTGAAGGTCGTTGCTGTGAGGCGGGTCGATTTCAGAATAGGCGGAAATCCGTTCAGCAGTTTCAAATACAAGACCAGGCTGGTGGACAGGGTCGTCTGTATTTCCAGCGAGATCAGGAGAGTGCTTATAGAATGCGGAGTAGACGAAAAAAAACTCCACGTGATAAGAAGCGGGATCGATATCGATAAATTTAAAAGCATTGAGAGGGAAACACAGCTTTTAAGGGAATATCATATTCCTGAAGACCATATAATCGTCGGAACCGTCGCCGCTCTTGCGGGACACAAGGACTATCCGAACCTGCTGAGAGCGGCAAAGCTTGTGCTTGATTCACGTAGAAACGTCACCTTTATCGCGGTAGGAGACGGCCCCCGCAGGAAAGAGATCAAAAGACTGCATGAAGAACTCGGGCTTGGAGACAGGTTCATATTCGCTGGATATCAGAACGAGATCGGAAGATTCATGAAGTTGTTCGACATCTTCGTCCTTGCCTCGAGAAGAGAAGGGCTTGGAACATCGATCCTCGACGCGCAAAGCCTCGGCATCCCGGTGGTGGCCACAAGGGCTGGAGGGATCCCGGAGATCGTCGAGCATGACAATACCGGATTACTTGTGCCTCCCCGGGATCACAGGCTGCTGGCCAGGGGGATACTCGTGCTGCTAGGCGACGAGAGCAAGAGAAGAAGATTCGGTTTGAACGCCAGGAGGGCGGTCAGGGAGTTTGATATCGGAAAAACGGTAGAGAAGAATATCAGTCTGTACAGGGAACTGATGGATGATTGGGAATAA
- a CDS encoding CDP-glycerol glycerophosphotransferase family protein, whose translation MSDLKKGYGQIMILSYYLLQYPFTFVWQVIRFFRQKDRIAFYCDNIIDYEIFRNIDIGEATFIARDRKVAAQLAREGIRARVWPSFPDAVIMARHALHRFPCKKMVRIGLRHGPYHFKKMIDSSRYDAFDLFLMTSDHEVEKARECGITKAANGGFPKLDSLIDLSSRDSLGSIRKKLSIDPRKKTVLFSATWNGSGMSAIDLWYDRLDELAGEFNILATVHPFTGRKIIEKIRDTKGVRLIGSGSLYPCMLASDILVSDTSSIIAEYCLLDRPIISFSRPVRERTDPEVTDMINRISEQVDDFDQLAGELESVFVREDQRKEARRRAVSIFFGNDTGKHGKKATGLIRNLLKDRGIRA comes from the coding sequence TTGTCAGACCTGAAAAAGGGATATGGCCAGATCATGATTCTCTCATATTATCTTCTTCAATATCCCTTTACGTTCGTCTGGCAGGTGATCAGGTTTTTTCGCCAAAAAGACCGGATAGCGTTCTATTGCGATAATATTATCGATTACGAGATATTCAGAAACATAGATATCGGAGAAGCGACATTCATAGCTCGAGACAGAAAGGTCGCCGCCCAACTTGCCCGGGAAGGCATCAGAGCGAGGGTCTGGCCCTCTTTCCCCGACGCGGTCATTATGGCAAGACACGCTCTGCACAGGTTCCCCTGCAAAAAGATGGTCAGGATCGGGTTAAGACACGGACCGTATCATTTCAAAAAGATGATAGATTCTTCAAGGTACGACGCTTTCGATCTCTTTCTCATGACATCCGATCACGAGGTTGAAAAGGCCAGGGAATGTGGAATAACGAAAGCTGCGAACGGGGGATTCCCCAAACTCGACTCGCTCATCGATCTGTCCAGCCGCGACTCGCTCGGAAGTATCAGAAAGAAGCTTTCAATCGATCCGCGGAAGAAGACGGTCCTTTTCTCGGCGACCTGGAACGGGTCGGGTATGTCGGCAATCGATCTATGGTATGACCGGCTTGATGAACTTGCGGGAGAATTTAATATACTGGCAACGGTCCATCCCTTCACCGGCAGAAAGATCATCGAAAAGATCAGGGATACAAAGGGTGTCAGATTAATAGGAAGCGGATCCCTCTATCCCTGTATGCTAGCCTCGGATATCCTCGTTTCGGACACAAGTTCGATCATCGCTGAATATTGTCTCCTCGACCGCCCGATCATATCTTTCAGCAGACCGGTCCGCGAACGGACAGATCCTGAAGTGACAGATATGATAAACCGGATATCAGAGCAGGTTGACGATTTTGATCAACTCGCCGGAGAGCTGGAATCGGTTTTCGTCCGGGAAGATCAAAGAAAAGAGGCACGGCGCCGCGCGGTCAGTATATTTTTCGGGAATGACACGGGGAAACACGGGAAAAAAGCGACCGGATTGATAAGGAACCTGCTGAAAGACCGAGGTATTCGCGCCTGA
- a CDS encoding V-type ATP synthase subunit E: protein MVDNESVERIVSQIFEDGEKEIASIIDKAQRTASEITAKAEKAGEEIAARILKESKEKGDTIHRRLLSSVNIEVKRTKLKAREEIVAAVNKKVRDGLEGVRSGSDYPGLLAVMIIEAITALDGGRFQVYVDRADIDLLRKEVFDIVKEKIRKEGREIELLEDMVLDKRSIGGARVGVPGGRVIYDNTFEARMYRMRDEIRNIIFEEVFEPEGSEGSNSA from the coding sequence TTGGTTGATAACGAATCAGTCGAAAGGATAGTCAGCCAGATATTCGAGGACGGTGAGAAAGAGATCGCTTCGATCATCGATAAGGCTCAGCGAACCGCATCCGAGATCACCGCCAAAGCCGAGAAAGCCGGCGAGGAGATCGCCGCCAGGATCCTCAAGGAATCCAAGGAGAAAGGCGACACGATCCACAGAAGGCTTCTCTCGAGCGTCAATATCGAGGTAAAAAGAACAAAGCTTAAAGCCAGAGAGGAGATAGTCGCTGCCGTAAACAAAAAGGTGCGAGATGGTCTTGAGGGTGTCAGATCCGGCAGCGATTACCCGGGGCTTCTGGCCGTTATGATAATCGAGGCGATCACAGCCCTTGATGGGGGGAGATTCCAGGTCTACGTCGACCGCGCTGATATAGACCTGCTGAGGAAAGAAGTCTTTGATATCGTGAAGGAAAAGATCCGAAAGGAAGGCAGAGAGATCGAACTGCTTGAAGATATGGTCCTGGATAAAAGATCGATAGGAGGGGCGAGGGTAGGAGTGCCGGGAGGAAGGGTGATATACGACAACACTTTTGAAGCGCGCATGTACAGGATGCGTGATGAGATACGAAACATAATATTCGAAGAAGTCTTCGAACCGGAAGGAAGCGAGGGTTCGAACAGTGCTTGA